In a genomic window of Sarcophilus harrisii chromosome 4, mSarHar1.11, whole genome shotgun sequence:
- the KCNJ13 gene encoding inward rectifier potassium channel 13, translating into MAPVLTQKRKRMVTKDGHSTMKISRSSRICHTRLANLWGILIDLKWRWMLVVYPASFVIQWLVFAVFWYILAEVNGDLWIDHDNPPQNHTVCVRYVTSFKTAFSFSLETQLTIGYGTMYPSGECLASITLLAAQMLSGLMLESFITGAFVAKIARPKNGIYSIRFTDLAVVAHIGGIPNLIFQVANVQPRPLTNVHVSAILYEERENDQLYQTSVDFHLDSINSTECPLFIFPLTYYHSITPSSPLAAFLQHEDPGHFELVVFISAIQEVTGEPYHRRTSYLPSEIMLNHYFASIITRDSNGEYIIKMENFDKTIPEFPTAADPKSSKRTDIGIHINGQHIDNFQISETGVAE; encoded by the exons ATGGCTCCAGTCCTGACTCAGAAACGTAAGAGGATGGTTACCAAAGATGGCCACAGCACCATGAAGATAAGCAGGTCCTCGAGAATTTGTCACACCCGTCTAGCCAATCTGTGGGGAATCCTAATAGACCTAAAATGGCGGTGGATGTTGGTGGTCTATCCCGCATCTTTTGTGATTCAATGGCTCGTCTTCGCGGTCTTCTGGTACATTTTAGCTGAAGTGAATGGCGATCTTTGGATAGACCATGACAACCCTCCCCAAAACCATACTGTCTGTGTAAGATATGTCACCAGCTTCAAAACTGCATTTTCCTTCTCACTGGAGACACAGCTCACGATTGGCTATGGTACCATGTACCCCAGTGGCGAGTGTCTAGCTTCCATTACCTTACTAGCTGCCCAAATGCTCTCGGGACTCATGCTGGAGTCCTTTATCACAG GTGCCTTTGTGGCAAAGATCGCCCGCCCAAAGAATGGAATTTACTCCATCCGATTTACTGACTTGGCAGTAGTAGCCCACATAGGTGGTATACCAAATCTTATCTTCCAAGTGGCCAACGTTCAACCTAGACCACTCACCAACGTCCACGTCTCTGCCATTCTCTACGAGGAACGAGAAAATGATCAACTCTACCAGACCAGTGTGGACTTCCATCTTGACAGTATCAATTCCACAGAATGCCCATTATTTATCTTTCCACTGACCTACTATCACTCCATTACACCGTCGAGTCCTCTAGCTGCTTTCCTCCAGCATGAAGATCCTGGCCATTTTGAATTAGTTGTTTTCATCTCAGCTATTCAAGAGGTCACAGGAGAACCATACCATAGGAGGACATCCTACCTACCATCAGAGATTATGCTGAATCATTATTTTGCCTCTATAATTACTCGAGATTCTAACGGTGAATATATTATCAAAATGGAGAATTTTGACAAAACTATCCCTGAATTTCCAACAGCTGCAGATCCtaagagctcaaaaaggactGACATAGGAATCCATATTAATGGACAACACATTGATAATTTTCAGATCTCTGAGACTGGGGTAGCTGAATAG